In the genome of Halosolutus amylolyticus, the window CGTCAGCAAGTACGTAAGCGGCGATCCCGAGGGAGACGATCGCTTTCGCGAGGATCCCGAGACGGTCGCGACCGTCGATCGGATCGCCGACGGCCTCGCGAGCGGCGAGCTGGACGGCTACGACGCGCTCGCCGAACTGGTCGCGCTCGTCCGCCAGCTGGAGGATCGGGGTCCGGTCTGCGAACTCCACGAGGAAGAGATGCCCGAACTCAGGGGGCTGGGCTGTGACCTCTGCGTCCGCGGCCTCGACCCGGACGTCCGCGCCGAACGCGACGTGCTCGCGTCCGTCCGCACGGCTGCGCGATCGCTCGCCTCGATCCCCGGCATGGCCGACTACGTCCCGAACGTCGGCACCAACGTCGGCACGTGCCTGCCCGACCCGCGCGACGAGACCGACGTCGCCGCGATCCCCGGCCGGATCTACGCGATCGGCGGGCGGATCGAGATTCCCGCCAACCCCGAGTTCGGCGCCTCGAAACACGTCGCCACCGCGATCCTGGCCGCCACCGACGCCGACCCGGCCGTTCGGGGTGCGACGAACGTCGAAACCGACGACGCGATTCTCGACGCCGCCCGATCGTACGGGATCGAACCCCTCGAGTTCGACGCCGACTACGACGATCGGGGCGCACACCTTCGATCGCGGTTCGACGATCGGGGCGACGTTCCGCGAGTGGCCTACCACCGCGGGGCGTTTGGTATCGAACCCGCGACGTACGTCTACGGCGAAACGGCACTCGACGCCGTCGAGACGCTCGGGGACCTGCTCGAGGAAGCTTCCCGGTAGTAACGGACATCTGATCGCTCCGCGTGAACGCGGCGGGGGAGTATCACTCCCGCCCGTAGTAAATCGATTCGTCCTCGGCGGTGGATAGTTCCTGACGGATGACGTCTGCGGACTCGAGTGCGGCTTCTTTCTCCACGATGATCTCGTCGTCGAGAAGCGCTCGAGCATCCTCGAACCAGTCGAACAGTGCTTCCTCGAACGCCCGTTTGACGTCCGGGAGCGAGCTATGCGCGTAGACGTTGACTCGACCCCCGCCCCGAACGAGCTTCGAACGGGTTTCGACGAGGCCGGCGTCGTCCATGTGGTGGAGTAGCTGGCGGACGTACCCTTCGGAGTAGTCGAAGACGCTGGCGATTTCGGTGACAGTCATCTCCCCCTCCTCCATGAGCGCGATACAGATCGCGATCTCCGTGTCCGAAATTCCGAATACGTGCGCGAGCAGCGTCGGCAGGTCGGGTGATTCGGTCGGTCGCTGTCGCTCGACGGGGACCATGGACGATCCGCAACACTGCATCGGCTCGGCCCCGAACCCGACGCTCTCACATCGTTCACAGGCGTACGCGGTGAACGTCGCCGTTCCATCGGAGTTCGTGGTGGTATCCGACGTTCCGGCGCGCGCCCGATCGACCGGTTCCTCTTCTACCACGCTCTCGTCCGTACTTGCCATCACACCTGCACTAGCGGACGCGCCGCGGTAGGGGTGTCTGCGTATTATTCAGGCATTCAAGTACCCGGTGGCGAGAGCGATTGGATCGAGACGACGCTCCACGGTCCGGCACCACGGGAGCGAGCGGCCGATCGACCGCGCAGATATCGCATATTGAAACACACATGAATCATGCCCTACAGAATTAGTTATATAGTGGGCTATTTGAAACGCATAAGTATTTCGCGTCCAAAGGTAACCGATCTCCGGACGGTACGGCATTGATATAGAGCTATCAGCCAGCGTATATAATTCGGGGGGCTTCTCCTTCGGTGTCGGGATTCAGAGCAACCGCCTTCCACTACCCCGGCCGATATTCGACTGCACAGCATGAAAGTACGTCGTCGAAAATTGTTGCTGATCTGTGCAGGGACGGTCCCTGCCACAGCCGGGTGTATGGGCGATGGTGAAAGTGATACCGGGGACGGCGAAGACACCGAATCGGATAACTCCCCAACGGGGGACGATAGCGAGTCAGACGGATCGAGTGATAGCGACTCCGACGTCGATCCGGACGACGTCGACAGGACCATCGAAGTCGAAGGGTGGTCCTTTGGCTGGGATCCGAGCGAGATCGAAGTCGCACGCGGCGAGACGATCGAACTCGTCGTTTCGGTCGAAGATGACGGTATCGGCGACGGGCATGGGCTGGCGATTCCTGCCTTCGACGTCGGCATCGCGCCGATTTACCCGGACCAGTCGGAGTCGGCAGTCTTCGTCGCCGACGAGGTGGGCGAGTTCCAGATGCTGTGCTCGGTTCAGTGCAGCCAACCTGGGGCAGGTACCGGACACGAACAGATGATCGGTTCGTTTATAGTAACTGAATGACAATGACTAACAGAACAGACGGCGTTTCGAGACGGAAGTTCATCCTGGCCACCGGTGCAGTGTCGGTTGCTGGGCTGGCAGGGTGTAGTGAAACCGAAGAACAGGACGCCGCTATCCAGAAGGTCGAAGCCTCCGATCCCGAGACCGACGAGTCGGTCGTCGATCCGGACGGGTGGGCGACGAAGTATTCGGAGCGACAGCAAGTTCACCTGACGGACGAACTGGATTCGTCGGGCGATCCCGCCTGGGACCAGTCGGAACACCCGCACGTGTACGTGACGTCGAACGGCCCCGGGTACTCGGGACAGCTGTCCAGCGTAGATCTTCCCGGGATTTCGATCGTCGACGCCGATACCCACGAGGAAGTCGTCAGCAAGCAGTTCGACCTGGGGATCGACGAACCGTTCGAGCCACACGGATGTGCCGTCTCCCCCGACGGTAAGTGGATCTATTCCCTCACCGGTGGGGGCGGTTTCAGCACTGGGACCGGTCGATTGATGATCGTCAACGCGGAGACGCTGAAGATCGACAAGATCCTGACGACGGCCGGGATGCCACACCACGTCAAGACGTTCGAACTGTACGACGGGAGGCCTGTCGTCCTCGCGTATACGTTCAACTGGTACAACGCCGAGCCGATGCGGGAGTCGACGACCGGCATGATCGTCATGGATCCCGCCGACGATCACCGCGTCATCGGCGGCATCGACGGGGAAATGCTCCAGGAACACCCCTATCTCGCGTTCCCACACCCCGACGGTCGGCACCTGTTGATCAGTTGCCCGGATGGGAAACACGAGCACGTCGACGGACTGTGGGCCGTCGTCGAGATGGAAAACTGGACCGCCGTCGACTTCTTCCCCGGCGGCCTCGGTCCGATCTACGGCGCTTTCACCGTCGACGGCCGACACGCATACCTCGGTGCCAGTTACGAGGATACCGTCTTCAAGTACGACGCCGCGGCCAACGAAGTGGTCGACGAGTCCAACAGCGGTACGTTCGGCCTCTATGGCGTCACGCTCAGCCCGGACGAGAATTCGTTGTACACGGTTGGCAAGGGCGAAGGTTCCCACAACGTCGGCAAAACCCTCGGAAAGGTCGACACGACTTCGATGAACGCCGTGGACGAGTTCGACTACGGCGTGACCCGCGGTGACCACGCGCTGGTCAACCCATTCCAGCCAAGCGAACTGTGGATCAGCGGGAACGCCAGCTTCAACGACGTCGTCTGGGACATGGAAACCGACCAGCGCGTCGAGAACATCGAGAAGTCCGGCAGTTCCCACAACGGTGCGTTCGTCGACTACGAAACGGACGACGAGTGGAAGGTCGTATTCGACCAGGCGGGGTGGCACGGCTGGGCTCGTGACGAACAGATGGACCGCGTCGGAGCCGACGAAGTCGTCGAGTGGGGCAGCGAAGACGTCTAAGTCACCCTCGGCCAGCTACGCCAACACATGACCCCCATTACCCGCCCGATCGATCGGGCACAACTGCTGAAAGCGGTTGGAACTCTCGTCCTCGCCGTAGCGATCAGCTTCTCCTGGCTCAGCGTCGGGTACGTCCTCGACGGACCGCCCGATCTCGAGCGGGACGAAGACGCGATCCAAGACGCGCTCACGCGAACGAGCGACGGAGACATCGAGGTCACCGCCGTGTGGGCGGTAGAGGAGTACTTCGCCGTTCAGGACGTCGAACCGGCGGACATCGGAGTCGATCCGGAGACGCACCACGTCTTCGTGATCTACCTCGACACGCACACGAAAGAACTCCCGTCGGTCGACTGGACCGAGCAGGCCGTGTTACGTGTCGACGGGGAGGAGTACCGGCCGATCGACGGGGAGCGACTCTCGGGCGGGTACCACCACTCTACGGAAACCGTCTCGTTTCCGAAAGAGCGCGGCGGGGATCAGGTGATTCCGGACGACGCCGCGGAGGTTTCCGTCCAGATCCGGGAGGATGCACTACGCGAGAGTCGGGATCGCGAGCTCTCGTGGTCGAATCCGCCGCTGGAACGAGAAAGCGCCGAAGACGAAGCGAACGAAAATAACGAGGTGAAACCATGATCGACTTCCTATCGCTGGTGGCGGTCGCGCTGGGCCTGCTCGCAGTAACGATGACCCCCTGTCTGATCCAGTTGGTCTTCGTATATTTCGCGGCAGTCTCCGGCGTCTCCGTCGCCGAGGCAAACCGCGGTGCGTTGACCGAGAGCAAGTTACGGGCCCATCGTCTCACCGTCATCAAGTTGACGCTGGCATTCGTCGTCGGCTTCACGATCGTGTTCACGACCGCGGGTGGACTGGTCGGACTGTACGGAGAGGCGGTTCAGGACTTCCCGCTGTGGGGTGCTGACTCCACCCTCGGCGAACGGATCTTCGGCGTGGGATTCGTCATCCTGGGGCTCTGGATGGCAAACGTCTCCCGGGCTCCGGTCGCGTGCAAGATCCCATTCCCGTCGTTCGACCGCGACCCGCAGAACACGAGCGTTCTGGGGATGTTCTCGATCGGGTTCCTGTACATGTTCGGCTGCGCGACGTGCTTCAGCGGCGCGATCTTCGCCGGCCTTCTCGCCGTGCTCGGTACGACGGCCGCACCCCTCGAGGGTGCGCTCGTCATGTTGCTATTTAGCCTGGGCATCGGCGTTCCGTTGTTGGTCGCTGCGACGCTGCTGACGGACGTCTTCCCCTATCTCGCGCGCTTCCAGCGTGTCGGTCGGATCGTCTCCCTGGTCGCCAGCCTCTTCATCGTCGGAATGGGGATCGTGGCGATATCGGGGAACTTCCACGTGCTCTCGGATCTGATCGCGACCGTCCTGCTCTGACAAACTCGCGTTTGACCGACGACCACCACCGCATCTACGAACGACACGCGACGACGCGTTCTCCCTTCTCCAGTCTCGTGGCCCTCGAGGTCGCCGTAACGGACCGTCTCGACGATCGGACACTACTCGACGGTGACACGCACCAACTGACGGTCACCGGCTTGGAAGTCGAGCCGTCGATGGCCATGGTCACGACCGAGGTGGAGTCCGAGGTCGTCGTATGAACCCCTGCCATCGGACTCCACGCCCCGACGATCGAGATCGCCGAACTTCTGGAATTCGCGGTCGGCCCCGACTCGACTTCATCGCCGCCCGGCGCATCCAGCATGACACTCTCGTCCTCTGTGCGTTCGCGATCGCGATCAGCTATCTCGGCTGGGAATCCATCGGGGACCGGCCTTGACGGCACGGTTCCGCCGCCCCATCATTCATCCATTCTCGCCAGTAATTCATACTACGGAGAATATTTAGTTGAAGATATCGAACGGGGGAGACAATGACCGATCGGATGCCACGGACGCGGCGACGATGGCTCGGTACCTGTGCGAGCCTCGCAGGTGCGACTGCACTTGCGGGCTGTTTCGGGAGCGACGAGGACGGAACTGGCGATGGTGGGAACGATGAGGATGATGGTGGTGACAGCACGGACGCTGACGAGGAGACACTTGGCGGTGACTGGCCGATGTACGGCGTCGATCTGCAGAATACGGCTCATCACCCGGATGCGAACGGACCCGAGGGTGACGAAGTCACCGCACGCGCGGTAACTGATACAGAGGAAACGGGGATTTACCCGGTTACGATCGCCGATGGAATGTTGTACGGAAATAGTGGCGGCAAAAAGATCTACGCACTCGATCTCGAGACGGAAGAGATCGAATGGGAAGGTGACGTCAGCGGTTCGACAGCCGTCCGTGATGGGCGGGTGTACGGTCCCATTAGTGACGAAACGCTGTACGCCTACGATGTCGACAGTGGAGACCAGTGGGAATCAGAACAGCACGACGAGATCGATGCCTTCGTCACACACCCGCTCCCGACAGCGGACGGCATTCTCATTGCCTCGGACGACGCGATCTGGGGGTTCGATTCGGATACAGGCGACTACACGCACATTATCGACACCCCGCTTACTAACCTCACCACCGATTGGCCCGCGTTCGCAGACGACACGCTGTACATCGGCCGATCGGACGGGTTGCACGCGATTAACGTTGCGACTCCAGAAATCGAGTGGACGTTCCAGCCCGAAGATGAAGGAGGTTTGACCAATAGTAATCCTGCCATTAGTGACGGCACGGTCTATACGATAAAATTCACCTCGTGGAACGAGAAACAATTACTTGCGATCGACGCAGACTCCGGCGAGGAAGAGTGGGCGACCGAGATAGATATCGATGGAGTAAGTCCGGCCGTGGCCGACGGAACCGTTTACCTCGCTGGCTCCGAATCCCTCGTGGCCGTCAATGCCGATTCGGGAACCGTAGAATGGGAACGGGGGGACGATATCGCCCTCGAACCGTACGACGTGGTCGTGGCAAACGGGATCTGTTATGTCACAACCTCGTTTCGAATCTGGGCACGCGATGCTGGGACCGGTGACCTCGTCTGGGAGTACCAGCGACCCGACGAAAGCGACATCCGATTCTCGGCATCGCCGACGGTATTCGATGAGACGGTCTACGTCCCGTCCAGCGATGATACCCTGTACGCGATCGAAGAGGCCTGATTTGAGAGGGGGTCCATTCGCTGGAGGAGTAACTCCCAGACAGGTGTCGACAAGGATCTCTCCTACTTGGTCGCAGAAATAATCGGTCCGGGATCGAATGAGAAGCGTAGCGGTGGCGTTACAGACAATTCTCCTCGGGTTCGGGATCGTCTTCACCGAACTCGGGCCCAGTCTCGTTCCAGAGCGGTGAACACATTTCTCCTGGAGCGCCAGCCATCGTGTTATCGCCGACACCGGGAGCACCCTGTGGCAGGAACTGCGGCGCGGGCACGACGACGAGGATCGTCTGGTTGGTCTCGTACGTGATCGGATCGGTCGATCCCAGCTGGACCTCGTCCCCGTCGGGGGTCTCCAGCATGACGTCTTTGTCCTCGCGGACGTACGTCGTCGAGTCGGTCACCGACGGATCGCTGCTGGTCGCCTCTACCTCGAAGCGGGCGTACTCGCCCTCGACATCGATGTGCCAGACGTCGACCTGCAGGTAGAACAGCGGCGGCCACGGGATCAATGGGAAGCCCGGGAGATTGACTTCGTTCTCGTAGGCGGCACCCATCGGTGCGAAGTCCACGTCCTCGTCGATATCTAGCGGACCATCGCCCTCGGCCCGAACCGCAGGTACCTCGGTCTGGTTGACCGCAACCTGTGACGAGTGGTAAGTCGGCGAGCCATCGACATCGATGTGGACGTCGTTCAGTACCTCCGGCGTGTCGACTTCGGCACCGCCTTCGTCCTGCAGCATCTCCTCGCCAGATCCAAGCATCTCGTCCAGTAAGTCCATCGGACCGCCGATAATCTCGTTTGCCGAATCCAAAAACTCACCAAGGAGACTATCTATTAGATTTCCACCGCCCGTAGTCACGTTTTCGTGATGAGTCGCCAGTTCATCGATATACTTATATATATTATCGAAGTACAGTTGTCGAGCCTCCATCTTGGCGGCGCCCGGGGCGTTGTCAAAGTCATCGCTTTCGTTCACGTACTCGTCTTCCATCTCTTTGACATTATCGGACATCTCGCGTATTGGGCTCTCGTCGGCCGTCAGCATCTCAATGACTTCGGCCTCGACCGGTTCGATCTCTGTCACGGTCTCGTTATGAACTTCGATTAGATCCTCCCAGACGATATAGCTGTGAAGACTCCCGTCGCTCCGGGGCGATAACTGGATCTCTTCGTCGAAGTTACGATCGTAATTGATCGCGTCTTCGAAGTCGCTTACCGATTCGACATCGGCCGCTCTCGGCCGGATCCAGCTTTCGAATTCCGAATCGCTGTCGAAGTCACGCCCGAAGTACACTTCAGTTACCTCGTCAGAAGCGTCTTCCCAGTTGGTCGGGCTTCCCACGTATGGATCCGGAGAGCCACCCCGGTCGAGAACGTGTTCGACGCTGCTTGGATTGATTTCCAGATCAGGTGCGAACTCTCCATCCAGTTCGAATGCCGTCGTGTAATTCGTATTCCTTGACTCGTACTTGACGACGTCCGGTGATGAGTTCGTATTCGTGTTGTTCCACCTCCTCTTCGTCGTATACCGCATCTCTACCTCGATTTCGACCGAAACGAGCGATCGATCGAGACTTGAATCGCCGTCATCAGCGGTCGTCTTGTCGATACTGGCATCTACACGTTCCCGCCACGTGTAGTACTCCGGATCCATTTCGGTCAAATTGTCGACGTCGTACTCATCCGGATCGAGGTAGGGTGTCGGTGGATGGGTGCCGCCATCACTACTCGGATAGCTGTGGACGCTTCCGAGTTTCCCGTTTACCGTATACACATCGTCAATAGCGGTATCTGTATTGTCCATATTAACGGCTTCTTCCCGTAGAGTTTCGAGGGAATCTAGCAAATTGGACAGTTCGTCAATTTTGTCGTCTAGATCACCAATATCAGTTCGATCGTTTTCGGCGTCATCGTAATAGTCCTCGAGGTACTCTTCGTTAAATCGCTCCGTCTCATTTAGCTCCTCCCTCATTTCCCTCTCGAGGCCATCCTGATCGAGACTCGTTTCCATTTCGTACATGGACATATCCGCAAACGGATGCCCCTGGATCGTCCCGTTCTTGTCGATATTTCCGAGCATTCCCGTGATGATCTCCTCGATCGTGGGCATCTCCGGTAACTCGCCGTCCGGAGAGAGAATGCCTTCTGCACAGAGGTCCTCGACGCTACTGACGTTCTCGTCAGGATGGAGATCGTCTGCAATCGAGTCGAAATCGTACTTGTCACCCACGTCGAACGCGCTGTCCGAGAGATCGTAGGCCATACACAGGAACGGCCCCGCCATCACGCGGTTCCCGTAATCGTCCTGCGTGCCGAAGACCTCCTGCTGGGCCGTAAATCGCGCGTCGTTGGCCATGACCTCGGTGTGATCGTTCGGCGTGACGTTGTCGAATGCCCGATCTTCGACGTCACCCAGCAACCGATCGTAGTAGGCTTTCCCCCAGACGAGCGGCCACATGCGTTTGGCGAGGTCGTAACCGTAGCCCTCGCGATCCTGCACGCTCTCGATCATCCCCTTGTTCAGGTGGTCCTCGTACTCGTCGACGCGATCGTGAAGTTCCATCATGGTCGTCCCCACAGCCACGGTGACATCGCGCGTCGTCGACGTCTCGACCTCGCCGTCCTCGTCGCGAACGGTGAACTCGATATCCTGGATCGTCACCTCCATCACGCCGTCGTCTTCCTCGAGGTCGACGTATTTGATCGCCGACTCCAGGTCGCTCTCGTCGGACCAGTCGTCGACCTCGGGCACCGATACCTCGACGGTCCGGCCCTGGCCGACGTCCTGTTCGCGCCCGTCGAGGGCCGCGGTGACCTCGGCGAGGATCGTGAGTTTCGTCTGGTCCTCGAACGCCTCGTCGTCGTCGATCGCGCCGTTCACGTCGCCATCGACGGTCGTCAGCGGCGATCGAACGACCTTGTCGGTCGCTCGGACGGTCGCGTGGCGGATCTGGCTGGTCGCGTACGCCTCGCCGCGATCGACGGCCATCTCGGTGCCGAGGTCGATCTCCGGGTCGCTTCTCGTCTCGAGCGTGGCGACGATCAACACGCTGCTGACGAGCAGCAAGACGCCGATAATTGCGAACGGGATCCGTGCTCTGTCGTCGTCTGCGATCGAAATCGTACGGGGTGAATTGCGTGTCATTCGTGCCAGGTCTGGACCGTGATCGTTACGTCGTCGTTCGACAGTGCCTCGACGACCGCCTCGGCTCGCTTCCTGTCGCGCTCCTCGCCGTCGTACTCCGCGTCGATGTCCGCGAACTCGTCCTCGAACGCGCGGGGAATGTCCGCCGCGATCCACGCGGCGAGCGCGTCGGCGTCGGTGACGTCGTACCCGCCGTCCTGGCCGATGAGGACCTTGTGATTCGCCTCCTCGGCCCGCGCCTCGGATCGGACCAGCGGGGGATGGGTGTCCGGGCTTCGGAACGAGAAGTCACCGATGGCGTCGACCGTCGACTGGTAGTGGTACACCTTGAGCTCGCGATCGATCCCCTGGTCCTCGAGTGCGTACTGGGACTCTTCGGGCGGGAAGAGGCCCTCGACGATCGGTTCGCCGATCACCGTACCCGCGGCGGCGTAGGACTTGTTGTCCGACCCCTTCAGTCCGGGAACGTCCGACGAATCGTCGACCCCCGGCAGGAAGTCGGCCATCTCGTCGATCCAGTCGTCCCACCAGTCGTCGGCGTCCATCCAGTTCGACTCGAGTTCCTCCCCGTCTACCTCCGGAAAGCCACTGGAGACCGTCGTCGTCGTACTGGAGACGTCCGCGGTCGGCGGTGGACGCTCGCCGGCGGTCGCCGTCCCGTTGATGGCCGCTCCTTCGTAGGGCTCCCACTCGGCGACGATGTAGAAGTTCCGTTCGGCACCGAGCAGATT includes:
- a CDS encoding thiamine-phosphate synthase family protein, with amino-acid sequence MSLVLPSELVVERFLPAVRGMLARRLADRGLTQQEIAAHLGVTQAAVSKYVSGDPEGDDRFREDPETVATVDRIADGLASGELDGYDALAELVALVRQLEDRGPVCELHEEEMPELRGLGCDLCVRGLDPDVRAERDVLASVRTAARSLASIPGMADYVPNVGTNVGTCLPDPRDETDVAAIPGRIYAIGGRIEIPANPEFGASKHVATAILAATDADPAVRGATNVETDDAILDAARSYGIEPLEFDADYDDRGAHLRSRFDDRGDVPRVAYHRGAFGIEPATYVYGETALDAVETLGDLLEEASR
- a CDS encoding helix-turn-helix domain-containing protein, which translates into the protein MASTDESVVEEEPVDRARAGTSDTTTNSDGTATFTAYACERCESVGFGAEPMQCCGSSMVPVERQRPTESPDLPTLLAHVFGISDTEIAICIALMEEGEMTVTEIASVFDYSEGYVRQLLHHMDDAGLVETRSKLVRGGGRVNVYAHSSLPDVKRAFEEALFDWFEDARALLDDEIIVEKEAALESADVIRQELSTAEDESIYYGRE
- a CDS encoding YncE family protein — protein: MTNRTDGVSRRKFILATGAVSVAGLAGCSETEEQDAAIQKVEASDPETDESVVDPDGWATKYSERQQVHLTDELDSSGDPAWDQSEHPHVYVTSNGPGYSGQLSSVDLPGISIVDADTHEEVVSKQFDLGIDEPFEPHGCAVSPDGKWIYSLTGGGGFSTGTGRLMIVNAETLKIDKILTTAGMPHHVKTFELYDGRPVVLAYTFNWYNAEPMRESTTGMIVMDPADDHRVIGGIDGEMLQEHPYLAFPHPDGRHLLISCPDGKHEHVDGLWAVVEMENWTAVDFFPGGLGPIYGAFTVDGRHAYLGASYEDTVFKYDAAANEVVDESNSGTFGLYGVTLSPDENSLYTVGKGEGSHNVGKTLGKVDTTSMNAVDEFDYGVTRGDHALVNPFQPSELWISGNASFNDVVWDMETDQRVENIEKSGSSHNGAFVDYETDDEWKVVFDQAGWHGWARDEQMDRVGADEVVEWGSEDV
- a CDS encoding cytochrome c biogenesis CcdA family protein, with protein sequence MIDFLSLVAVALGLLAVTMTPCLIQLVFVYFAAVSGVSVAEANRGALTESKLRAHRLTVIKLTLAFVVGFTIVFTTAGGLVGLYGEAVQDFPLWGADSTLGERIFGVGFVILGLWMANVSRAPVACKIPFPSFDRDPQNTSVLGMFSIGFLYMFGCATCFSGAIFAGLLAVLGTTAAPLEGALVMLLFSLGIGVPLLVAATLLTDVFPYLARFQRVGRIVSLVASLFIVGMGIVAISGNFHVLSDLIATVLL
- a CDS encoding PQQ-binding-like beta-propeller repeat protein, which encodes MYGVDLQNTAHHPDANGPEGDEVTARAVTDTEETGIYPVTIADGMLYGNSGGKKIYALDLETEEIEWEGDVSGSTAVRDGRVYGPISDETLYAYDVDSGDQWESEQHDEIDAFVTHPLPTADGILIASDDAIWGFDSDTGDYTHIIDTPLTNLTTDWPAFADDTLYIGRSDGLHAINVATPEIEWTFQPEDEGGLTNSNPAISDGTVYTIKFTSWNEKQLLAIDADSGEEEWATEIDIDGVSPAVADGTVYLAGSESLVAVNADSGTVEWERGDDIALEPYDVVVANGICYVTTSFRIWARDAGTGDLVWEYQRPDESDIRFSASPTVFDETVYVPSSDDTLYAIEEA
- a CDS encoding DUF7286 family protein, which codes for MTRNSPRTISIADDDRARIPFAIIGVLLLVSSVLIVATLETRSDPEIDLGTEMAVDRGEAYATSQIRHATVRATDKVVRSPLTTVDGDVNGAIDDDEAFEDQTKLTILAEVTAALDGREQDVGQGRTVEVSVPEVDDWSDESDLESAIKYVDLEEDDGVMEVTIQDIEFTVRDEDGEVETSTTRDVTVAVGTTMMELHDRVDEYEDHLNKGMIESVQDREGYGYDLAKRMWPLVWGKAYYDRLLGDVEDRAFDNVTPNDHTEVMANDARFTAQQEVFGTQDDYGNRVMAGPFLCMAYDLSDSAFDVGDKYDFDSIADDLHPDENVSSVEDLCAEGILSPDGELPEMPTIEEIITGMLGNIDKNGTIQGHPFADMSMYEMETSLDQDGLEREMREELNETERFNEEYLEDYYDDAENDRTDIGDLDDKIDELSNLLDSLETLREEAVNMDNTDTAIDDVYTVNGKLGSVHSYPSSDGGTHPPTPYLDPDEYDVDNLTEMDPEYYTWRERVDASIDKTTADDGDSSLDRSLVSVEIEVEMRYTTKRRWNNTNTNSSPDVVKYESRNTNYTTAFELDGEFAPDLEINPSSVEHVLDRGGSPDPYVGSPTNWEDASDEVTEVYFGRDFDSDSEFESWIRPRAADVESVSDFEDAINYDRNFDEEIQLSPRSDGSLHSYIVWEDLIEVHNETVTEIEPVEAEVIEMLTADESPIREMSDNVKEMEDEYVNESDDFDNAPGAAKMEARQLYFDNIYKYIDELATHHENVTTGGGNLIDSLLGEFLDSANEIIGGPMDLLDEMLGSGEEMLQDEGGAEVDTPEVLNDVHIDVDGSPTYHSSQVAVNQTEVPAVRAEGDGPLDIDEDVDFAPMGAAYENEVNLPGFPLIPWPPLFYLQVDVWHIDVEGEYARFEVEATSSDPSVTDSTTYVREDKDVMLETPDGDEVQLGSTDPITYETNQTILVVVPAPQFLPQGAPGVGDNTMAGAPGEMCSPLWNETGPEFGEDDPEPEENCL
- a CDS encoding DUF7284 family protein — its product is MRGRDSDRGVSTVVDVAMALLLVSASVMIVGLYLDDAGDDTTIRETDGGASVVATDEHDAQSAAHTTETLSESTITVTYSLEGVRDAGDFSEPVVTDATTYTRTDHGSPLGLLADAAIANHQIGGEPVLAYGEEYEEAVDWAIRHNLLGAERNFYIVAEWEPYEGAAINGTATAGERPPPTADVSSTTTTVSSGFPEVDGEELESNWMDADDWWDDWIDEMADFLPGVDDSSDVPGLKGSDNKSYAAAGTVIGEPIVEGLFPPEESQYALEDQGIDRELKVYHYQSTVDAIGDFSFRSPDTHPPLVRSEARAEEANHKVLIGQDGGYDVTDADALAAWIAADIPRAFEDEFADIDAEYDGEERDRKRAEAVVEALSNDDVTITVQTWHE